caaagggtatgcacaattttgtatccctttgggcacagttccaaatgctctccagaatggttggatcagctcatagctccaccaacaatgcatcggTGTTCCAGctctccacatcttctccagcgtTCATCATCTCCCTGCTCTGTCACCTTTGCCAACCTGacgggtgtgatgtggtacctcaaagcaTCTCTCTAATAGTgacttacagcattttttcacatgactatagacagctcTACACCTAGGTTTCTGTGGCTCCCTTCTCCTCGCAGGGATTCTTTTGCCTGGGGTGTAAAAAACCGGGTCCGATCAGCGGCCAAGCTGCCCTCTTCGACGGACAGAACGCCTGACTCCACCCGCCTCCGCCCCCTGGGGGCGGGGCTTTCACTGCCCACGTGATCGCCCCGCCCGCTCCCACATCTCGCGATCTCCAGCCCGGAGAGCTAGGATTTCTCCGAGCCCAGAACCGCGAGCTATCTGATCCGGGATAGGAGCACTTCCGGGTGGGCCCTGGGGAGCGGTGGCAGCTGCAGCGGCGTCGGGAGAGGGAGTGGCCCGAGTCTGGGGGCTCCGTGAGTACCGGGGAATTGAACCCGGGCCGGCGCCACTGACAAACCCGACCCGTCACTGCCAGCAGGTGGCCCCGCCCCTTGGAGACAAGCCCCGCCCCTTGGAGACAGCGCACCtttcccatgtttttctctcctagGGGAAACAAGGGGAGATGAGGGTCCCAACTCCTGGGTTTCCTGCGTCGCGGTTCGGCCCCAGAGCCAGTCCCTTCTGGTCCATCTCTGCGAAGTTGTTTCTCCCTCTGAGACCTTCCcttacaaaattaaataaatctgATCGCGCATGCGCGAATGCCACCCTGGGGTCAGGATTCTAGGTCGCTGGTCCAAGAAGCGTGCGCACGCGCAGGGAATCTTAGTGAGGTTGGGCAGGTCTAGCCAGGTCTGTCGTAGAACCCTGCGCGGGGGCGGCAGCACTTCCTCAGGGCCATTGGCTGATTGTCAGTGCGGTGCACCCCCACCCCTGAGCCTCTCACATGTGTCCTCCCACAGGTAACATCGAGGGAATCGTCAGTGACTTGAGCTGTAGTGGCGACTTGTGGTCAGCATGTCTGCCTTCCGATCTGGCCTCTTGGTGCTGACATCTCCGTTGGCAGCCCTGACCCCACGCCTGGCTCCCATTCTGACCTCTGCAGCCCGCCTGGTGGAGCAGACCCTGTACGTCCACCTGCAGCCCGGCCTCAGCCTGGCTGGGCCTGCCCAGCCCCACTCCAGCCACGTGCAGGCCACTGTGGagatcatcaatctcatcacggGCCTCTATGCTGGTGCTGATACCTATAGGCACCTGGACATCCGAATCCTGCTGACCAACATCCGGACCAAGAACCCAACCCCGCCACCTTCACTTGGCTCTGTGCAGAACCTCGCCCATCCCCCTGAAGTGGTATTGACAGACTTCCAGACCCTTGATGGGGGCCAGTACAACCCAGTTAAGCAACAGCTAGAGCGATATGCCACCAGCTGTTACAGCTGCTGCCCTCAGCTGGTCTCTGTGTTGCTCTACCCAGAGTATGATCCAGGGGATACTTCCACAGATTCATCAGTGGTACCCTGTGCCTCTAGTCTTTGGTCAGCCTCCCCTATGCCTCCATCTCCCAAACACCCCCTACAAGGCTACAACCATGTGGTAGTAGGGGGAACATTTGACCATCTGCACAATGCCCACAAGTTACTGCTTACGGTTGCCTGCCTCCTAGCCCAAAAGAGGCTCCTGGTTGGAGTAGCAGACAAAGACTTATTGGAAAGTGAGTAGATGAGTCTGGGGGTTGACTTGGGCTGGGGAGTTCGGGAGAGCAGGGGAAGATAGATTCTAAAGTTCTCTTGCTCCCTTTGGAATTGAAATATGGGTGGTATGGTCCAAGGTCATGTTAAGCTGAGCTTCAAAGGCCATGTCTCTGTCTTTTAAACTCCTCCAGGTCTCCTCTATCATGATCTCCCCCTTCCTAGTTGGCAGGTACCCTGGTCATATAGCCTCCTGCATTAGTAATCATCATTCCTTCCTCCACAGCCTGCTTGAATGCTCCTTTTCTCAGTCAGCCCCAACAAAAACAGACATCTAGgtaccctccctcccaaccccaatCACCCTCTTTCCATTTTTAGTTCTCTCCAGTACTCCCATCCTCATCAGTGTACCTTCTTTTACCTCCCTTCTTGCTCCattgtctctcccttcttcctttagaTAAAGTGCTCCGGGAGTTACTCCAACCATATACAGATAGGGTGAAACATCTGAGTGAGTTCCTGGTGGACATGAAGCCATCCTTGGTCTTTGACATAGTCCCCCTCCTAGATCCCTACGGTCCAGCTGGCACTGATCCTTCCTTGGAGTGCTTGGTGGTTAGCGAGGAGACTTACCGTGGGGGGTTGGCTGTCAACTGCCGACGCCTTGAGAATGTAACTCCCATGGGGAAATGGGCAGAAGGGTGGCTGGGGATAGGAGGGTGGGTATACATGTGCTGGAATGGGCTCTTCAAAGAACTAGGGGAGGAGTGATTCTTTCAAAAGATACTGGGAGTGAAACAGAAAAGCTTGCAGCTCATGCCAATTCCTGGGTTGTCTATGGTTGGGTCCTTAATTTCACCCTCTGAGTGGTTTGTATGACTTAAAAATGAGTACTGGGGGTTCAAGGCCAGGCTCTGTTAATAGTCTATCACCCCATATTGCCTTTACTTCTTGCCACAGGGTATGGAAGAGCTGGCTTTGCATCAGATTTTGTTACTGAAGAACTCAGACCACAGTGAGAGTGAGGAAGACAAAGTTAGCTCCTCCAGTTTCCGTCAGCGATTGCTGGGAACCCTCCTTCGACCCCTCAGTGTAAATACCTTATACTTCCAGGGGTTAAAAGTGCTGGCTCTCCCTGCAATGGGAGTACTGACTCTTAGGGGGAAAATACCCTTCTATTACTCTGATAAGGGGAGCCTACATGTACATACAGGGGCCCAAGTGATTATCTTCATCTGTTTTCTAATCACCTAGATAATCCCTCCTTCCTtggtttttctactttttctccttttggcAGAAGAGACCAGACCTCCCGTCTAATGTCTATGTAGTGGGGCTGACAGGGCCGAGTGGCTCAGGCAAGAGTTCAGTGGCCCTGTTACTTCAAGAGCTGGGGGCAAAGGTCATTGATAGTGACCAGCTGGGACATCGGGCCTATGCACCTGATGGCCCTGCCTACCAGACTGTGATAGAGGCCTTTGGAACTGGTATGTCTTATAAGGAAGGGTGAGGTGGTTGAAGGGGCTGAAAGTACAGAAACACCACACTTCTCTCACTGAAGTTCTTATTTTTGGCATCCTAGATATTCTTCATGAAGATGGCACCATCAACAGAAAGATTCTAAGTAGTCGAGTGTTTGGGAACAAGGTGAGTACACTAATCTCTAAAGAGGTATGTATGTGACTCACATGTACTCCCCTATTTCCCATGGACCATGTATTCTTGGCTAACCCTGGAGTTTTCTGtcttttatgggtgaggaaagtcttttagtcattttcttgTAGCTCCCCACCACTTTCTTGCAGTTTGTTGCTGCAAATCTAATAGCAAATGGTTTTGTCACAGGGGTAGGACTAGTGAATAACTTCTTCCCTGGTCCTCTCTTTGCTACTAGAAAGAGCTGAAGAAACTCACAGACATTGTGTGGCCAGTCATTGCCAAGATCAGCCAAGAGGAGATCAACAAAGCTCCAGCTGAGGGTGAGTGTAAAGGACAAGAGCTTCAACAGACTGGTAGGAAAGTtcttcccttgtcccctccccctacccgcACCTCCATTCCAGGGTCAGAGTATCCTGCCCAACTGCCAGGCAAGCATATCCCAGGGAATCTCTGATACAGCCACTCTGATAAGTGGCTGGGAGGAGAGATCAGTAGAATGACTGGGGTCCACCTGCAGGGAAGACCATATGCGTGATTGATGCGGCCTTGCTGCTGGAAGCCGGCTGGAACAACATGGTCCATGAGGTGTGGACAGTCATTGTTCCAGAGAAAGAGGTAACTGGACCCCTCCTATCTCCCCAATCTCAGCCCCCACTCTGGGCTCCTGAATGGTTCCTGTGTCATGTTAGACTTCAGAAGTCTCCTGAATGACAGTTTTTGTGTCTTCCAGGCGTTAAGGCGCATCATGGAGAGAGATGGTCTGAGCGAAGCTGCTGCAAAGAGTCGCCTACAGAACCAAATGAGTAATCAGCAGTATGTGGACCAGAGCCATGTGGTGTTGAGTACGCTCTGGGAGCCACATATTACCCGAAGACAGGTAAGAGGACTGAATGGGAATCTGAGGGGAGGAATGAGGGGTCCCACTGAGCTCCCTGTGACTAAAGGCTTCCTTCCCACAATTTTCCTCCGAAGGTGGAAAAGGCCTGGACTCTTCTGCAGGAACGAATCAAGAGCCAGTAATTCACTCGTGGAGTCTGCTCAGTCCG
The DNA window shown above is from Notamacropus eugenii isolate mMacEug1 chromosome 2, mMacEug1.pri_v2, whole genome shotgun sequence and carries:
- the COASY gene encoding bifunctional coenzyme A synthase isoform X1, with product MSAFRSGLLVLTSPLAALTPRLAPILTSAARLVEQTLYVHLQPGLSLAGPAQPHSSHVQATVEIINLITGLYAGADTYRHLDIRILLTNIRTKNPTPPPSLGSVQNLAHPPEVVLTDFQTLDGGQYNPVKQQLERYATSCYSCCPQLVSVLLYPEYDPGDTSTDSSVVPCASSLWSASPMPPSPKHPLQGYNHVVVGGTFDHLHNAHKLLLTVACLLAQKRLLVGVADKDLLENKVLRELLQPYTDRVKHLSEFLVDMKPSLVFDIVPLLDPYGPAGTDPSLECLVVSEETYRGGLAVNCRRLENGMEELALHQILLLKNSDHSESEEDKVSSSSFRQRLLGTLLRPLSKRPDLPSNVYVVGLTGPSGSGKSSVALLLQELGAKVIDSDQLGHRAYAPDGPAYQTVIEAFGTVLIFGILDILHEDGTINRKILSSRVFGNKKELKKLTDIVWPVIAKISQEEINKAPAEGKTICVIDAALLLEAGWNNMVHEVWTVIVPEKEALRRIMERDGLSEAAAKSRLQNQMSNQQYVDQSHVVLSTLWEPHITRRQVEKAWTLLQERIKSQ
- the COASY gene encoding bifunctional coenzyme A synthase isoform X2, with translation MSAFRSGLLVLTSPLAALTPRLAPILTSAARLVEQTLYVHLQPGLSLAGPAQPHSSHVQATVEIINLITGLYAGADTYRHLDIRILLTNIRTKNPTPPPSLGSVQNLAHPPEVVLTDFQTLDGGQYNPVKQQLERYATSCYSCCPQLVSVLLYPEYDPGDTSTDSSVVPCASSLWSASPMPPSPKHPLQGYNHVVVGGTFDHLHNAHKLLLTVACLLAQKRLLVGVADKDLLENKVLRELLQPYTDRVKHLSEFLVDMKPSLVFDIVPLLDPYGPAGTDPSLECLVVSEETYRGGLAVNCRRLENGMEELALHQILLLKNSDHSESEEDKVSSSSFRQRLLGTLLRPLSKRPDLPSNVYVVGLTGPSGSGKSSVALLLQELGAKVIDSDQLGHRAYAPDGPAYQTVIEAFGTDILHEDGTINRKILSSRVFGNKKELKKLTDIVWPVIAKISQEEINKAPAEGKTICVIDAALLLEAGWNNMVHEVWTVIVPEKEALRRIMERDGLSEAAAKSRLQNQMSNQQYVDQSHVVLSTLWEPHITRRQVEKAWTLLQERIKSQ